A DNA window from Alligator mississippiensis isolate rAllMis1 chromosome 11, rAllMis1, whole genome shotgun sequence contains the following coding sequences:
- the RBPMS2 gene encoding RNA-binding protein with multiple splicing 2, with translation MSSLNKEGEHSNSTTNIEEEVRTLFVSGLPVDIKPRELYLLFRPFKGYEGSLIKLTSKQPVGFVTFDSRAGAEAAKNALNGIRFDPENPQTLRLEFAKANTKMAKSKLMATPNPTNIHPALGAHFIARDPYDLTGAALIPASPEAWAPYPLYTTELTPAIPHAAFTYPAAAAAAAALHAQMRWYPPSEATQQGWKSRQFC, from the exons ATGAGCAGCCTCAACAAGGAGGGCGAGCACAGCAACAGCACCACCAACATCGAGGAAGAG GTACGGACACTGTTTGTCAGTGGTCTTCCTGTCGACATCAAACCCAGAGAGCTCTACCTGCTCTTCCGACCGTTCAAG GGTTATGAAGGGTCACTGATCAAGCTAACATCAAAACAG CCAGTTGGTTTTGTTACCTTTGATAGCCGGGctggtgcagaagcagcaaagaATGCCTTGAAC GGCATCCGCTTTGACCCAGAGAACCCCCAGACCTTGCGGTTAGAGTTTGCTAAAGCCAACACTAAGATGGCAAAGAGCAAGCTGATGGCCACACCAAACCCCACCAAcatccaccctgccctgggcgCGCACTTCATCGCACGGGACCCTT ATGACCTGACTGGAGCAGCTCTGATCCCAGCATCTCCAGAGGCATGGGCTCCCTATCCACTGTACACCACAGAACTAACCCCTGCCATCCCCCATGCTGCCTTCACATAcccagctgctgccgccgctgctgctgcccttcacgcTCAG